Proteins from one Embleya scabrispora genomic window:
- a CDS encoding LapA family protein, giving the protein MAKTPQSGTTGGNIGGISYRTIGVAVIVVLSVWFVLANTGSVSIRFWIPTLAAPLWIVLVGTFAAGMLTGWWVRTNRR; this is encoded by the coding sequence ATGGCAAAGACCCCTCAATCGGGCACTACGGGCGGCAATATCGGCGGTATCTCGTACCGCACGATCGGCGTCGCGGTGATCGTCGTCCTGAGCGTCTGGTTCGTGCTGGCCAACACCGGCTCGGTGAGCATCCGATTCTGGATCCCGACGCTGGCGGCGCCGCTGTGGATCGTCCTGGTCGGGACGTTCGCCGCGGGCATGTTGACCGGGTGGTGGGTGAGGACCAACCGGCGCTGA